The sequence tataatacatagtgtatgacactgtcagggctcctaggactatatatatctataatacatagtgtatgacactgtcaggactcctaggactatatatatctataatacatagtgtatgacactgtcagggctcctaggactatatatatctataatacatagtgtatgacactgtcaggactcctaggactatatatatctataatacatagtgtatgacactgtcaggactcctaggactatatatatatctataatacatagtgtatgacactgtcaggactcctaggactatatatatctataatacatagtgtatgacactgtcaggactcctaggactatatatatctatagtacatagtgtatgacactgtcaggactcctaggactatatatatatctataatacatagtgtatgacactgtcaggactcctaggactatatatatctataatacatagtgtatgacactgtcagggctcctaggactatatatatctataatacatagtgtatgacactgtcagggctcctaggactatatatatatctataatacatagtgtatgacactgtcaggactcctaggactatatatatctataatacatagtgtatgacactgtcaggactcctaggactatatatatctatagtacatagtgtatgacactgtcaggactcctaggactatatatatatctataatacatagtgtatgacactgtcaggactcctaggactatatatatctataatacatagtgtatgacactgtcagggctcctaggactatatatatataatacatagtgtatgacactgtcagggctcctaggactatatatatatctataatacatagtgtatgacactgtcagggctcctaggactatatatatataatacatagtgtatgacactgtcagggctcctaggactatatatatatctataatacatagtgtatgacactgtcagggctcctaggactatatatatatatctataatacatagtgtatgacactgtcaggactcctaggactatatatatctataatacatagtgtatgacactgtcagggctcctaggactatatatatataatacatagtgtatgacactgtcagggctcctaggactatatatatatctataatacatagtgtatgacactgtcagggctcctaggactatatatatataatacatagtgtatgacactgtcagggctcctaggactatatatatatctataatacatagtgtatgacactgtcagggctcctaggactatatatatctataatacatagtgtatgacactgtcagggctcctaagactatatatctataatacatagtgtatgacactgtcaggactcctaagactatatatctataatacatagtgtatgacactgtcaggactcctaggactatatatctataatacatagtgtatgacactgtcagggcttctaggactatatatatctataatacatagtgtatgacactgtcaggactcctaggactatatatatctataatacatagtgtatgacactgtcaggactcctaggactatatatatatatctataatacatagtgtatgacactgtcaggactcctaagactatatatctataatacatagtgtatgacactgtcaggactcctaagactatatatctataatacatagtgtatgacactgtcagggctcctaggactatatatatctataatacatagtgtatgacactatcaggactcctaggactatatatatatctataatacatagtgtatgacactgtcagggctcctaggactatacatatctataatacatagtgtatgacactgtcaggactcctaggactatatatatctataatacatagtgtatgacactgtcagggctcctaggactatatatatctataatacatagtgtatgacactgtcagggctcctaggactatatatatctataatacatagtgtatgacactgtcagggctcctaggactatatatatatctataatacatagtgtatgacactgtcaggactcctaagactatatatctataatacatagtgtatgacactgtcaggactcctaggactatatatatctataatacatagtgtatgacactgtcagggctcctaggactatatatatctatagtacatagtgtatgacactgtcagggctcctaggactatatatatctataatacatagtgtatgacactgtcaggactcctaggattatatatatatctataatacatagtgtatgacactgtcaggactcctaggactatatatatatatctataatacatagtgtatgacactgtcagggctcctaggactatatatatctatagtacatagtgtatgacactgtcagggctcctaggactatatatatctataatacatagtgtatgacactgtcagggctcctaggattatatatatctataaaacatagtgtatgacactgtcaggactcctaggactatatatatatctataatacatagtgtatgacactgtcagggctcctaggactatatatatctatagtacatagtgtatgacactgtcagggctcctaggactatatatatctatcgtacatagtgtatgacactgtcaggactcctaggactatatatatatctataatacatagtgtatgacactgtcagggctcctaggactatatatatctatagtacatagtgtatgacactgtcaggactcctaggactatatatatatctataatacatagtgtatgacactgtcaggactcctaagactatatatctataatacatagtgtatgacactgtcaggactcctaagactatatatctataatacatagtgtatgacactgtcagggctcctaggactatatatatctataatacatagtgtatgacactgtcagggctcctaggactatatatatctataatacatagtgtatgacactgtcagggctcctaggactatatatatctataatacatagtgtatgacactgtcagggctcctaggactatatatatctataatacatagtgtatgacactgtcagggctcctaggactatatatatatctataatacatagtgtatgacacggtcaggactcctaagactatatatctataatacatagtgtatgacactgtctggactcttaggactatatatatctataatacatagtgtatgacactgtcagggcttctaggactatatatatctatagtacatagtgtatgacactgtcagggctcctaggactatatatatatatctataatacatagtgtatgacactgtcagggctcctaggactatatatatctatagtacatagtgtatgacactgtcagggctcctaggactatatatatctataatacatagtgtatgacactgtcaggactcctaggattatatatatatatctataatacatagtgtatgacactgtcaggactcctaggactatatatatatatctataatacatagtgtatgacactgtcagggctcctaggactatatatatctatagtacatagtgtatgacactgtcagggctcctaggactatatatatctataatacatagtgtatgacactgtcagggctcctaggattatatatatctataaaacatagtgtatgacactgtcaggactcctaggactatatatatatctataatacatagtgtatgacaccgtcagggctcctaggactatatatatatatatatatatatatatatatatatatatatatatatatatatatatatatatatatactagctggtacccgcgacttggtctgcggtgattgtagcagtgggtatatacaggcgtgggtaaggttttcgtactgtgtataagggatgggatatgaaatgtaactttgtatcttgtttttgcagtaattcagagaatccgtgagacttttgtgttgcagttactttgtattagagccgctatatatacggtgttggtatatactgtacatagtgactttgggacagaaggatttgaagttaaccctttcccgccgatggcattttttgattttcgtttttgactcccctccttctaaactccataacttttttatttctccactcccagagtcatatgaggtcttaatttttctgggacaaatttttcttcctgatgccgccattatttattctatataatgtactgggaagcagggaaaaaatttagaatggggtggatttgaagaaaaaatgcatttctgcgactttcttacgggctttggttttacggcgttcactttgcaaccaaattgacatgtcccctgtattctgtgtttcgttacgattccggggataccaaatttatatggttttatttacattttgacccctttaaaaaatccaaaactatgttaaaaaaattttttttggaaaagtcgccatattccgacagctgtaacttttttatacgtgcgtgtacgcggatgtatagggcgtctttttttgcggggccgggagtactttgtagttctaccattttcgggaaatgttattgctttgatcactttttattcaaatttttatcagaatcaaaacagtgaaaaaatggcgatttggcacttttgaccatttttcccgctacggcgtttaccgaacagaaaaaatatttgtatagctttgtagagcgggtgatttcggacgtggggatacctaacatgtatgtgtttcacagtttttaactacttttatatgtgttctagggaaaggggggtgatttgaatttttaatcctttttatttgtttttatttttttttttacttttttttaaacttttgtttttgcatttattagacggcctaggggtattgacatgggtgggcggtgtcgcggattgtcagagcggtggggtcggcaaacatggctgctccggagcgttaaagagcgcctcctggagtatcggtaaggtgaggggcaaagtggtaaagtatatgagattgtgtggggttaggggcgaggctgtagagggcaataggaattttgtggcttgctatggtccaaagtgtgtgagattgcagagatggtggtgtgagtttgggttttgtgggggacctggcacaaacgtatgtgcgctattgtgacgaaaagtagcctattgcgcaatcgggtgtagtgactatgtttgaggaaactttcagccaaattggtcgagcgggttttgcgtgattgaggaacaaacatccgaacatccaaactcacaaacccacaaactttcacatttataatattaataggatatatatatatatatatatatatatatatatatatatatatataaaatacatagtgtatgacactgtcagggcttctaggactatatatatctataatacatagtgtatgacactgtcagggctcctaggactataaatatctataatacatagtgtatgacactgtcagggctcctaggactataaatatctataatacatagtgtatgacactgtcaggattcctaagactatatatctatagtacatagtgtatgacactgtcagggctcctaggactatatatatatatatatatatatatatatatataatacatagtgtatgacactgtcagggctcctaggactatatatatatatctataatacatagtgtatgacactgtcaggactcctaggactatatatatctataatacatagtgtatgacactgtcaggactcctaggactatatatatctataatacatagtgtatgacactgtcaggactcctaggactatatatatctataatacatagtgtatgacactgtcagggctcctaggactatatatatatctataatacatagtgtatgacactgtcagggctcctagaactatacatatctataatacatagtgtatgacactgtcaggactcctaggactatatatatctataatacatagtgtatgacactgtcagggctcctaggactatacatatctataatacatagtgtatgacactgtcagggctcctaggactatacatatctataatacatagtgtatgacactgtcaggcctcctaggattatatatatctataatacatagtgtatgacactgtcaggattcctaagactatatatatctataatacatagtgtatgacactgtcagggctcctaggactatatatatctataatacatagtgtatgacactgtcagggctcctaggactatatatatatctataatacatagtgtatgacactgtcagggctcctaggactatatatatctataatacatagtgtatgacactgtcagggctcctagaactatatttatctataatacatagtgtatgacactgtcaggactcctaggactatatatatctataatacatagtgtatgacactgtcagggctcctaggactatatatatctataatacatagtgtatgacactgtcagggctcctaggactatatatatatatctatagtacatagtgtatgacactgtcagggctcctaggactatatatatctataatacatagtgtatgacactgtcagggctcctagaactatatttatctataatacatagtgtatgacactgtcaggactcctaggactatatatatatatatatatatatatatatatatatatatatatatatatatatatatctataatacatagtgtatgacactgtcaggactcctaggactatatatatctataatacatagtgtatgacactgtcaggactcctaggactatatatatatctataatacatagtgtttgacactgtcaggactcctaggactatatatatctataatacatagtgtatgacactgtcagggctcctaggactatatatatctataatacatagtgtatgacactgtcagggctcctaggactatatatatctataatacatagcgtatgacactgtcagggctcctaggactatacatatctataatacatagcgtatgacactgtcaggattcctaagactatatatctataatacatagtgtatgacactgtcagggctcctaggactatatatatctataatacatagtgtatgacactgtcaggactcctaggactatatatatctataatacatagtgtatgacactgtcaggactcctaggactatatatatatatctataatacatagtgtatgacactgtcagggctcctaggactatatatatatctataatacatagtgtatgacactgtcaggactcctaggactatatatatctataatacatagtgtatgacactgtcaggactcctaggactatacatatctataatacatagtgtatgacactgtcagggctcctaggactatatatatctataatacatagtgtatgacatagtGTAtacccgatccttctctatggcagtgaggtttggggcccagccacctacccagaccagtcaaggtgggattccagcccaacagagaacttccacctggagttctgcaaatacctgctccatgtccatcgcaacaccaccaacatggcctgcagggcagagctaggcagactccccctatggctcaccatacagaagagggcgctagctttccaggcacacatccaggggagcgactcctaccaccaccaagcatggctaagccacctgagcaaaccagacaccccccaaccaaacagcagccaaccaccaaaccaaaaacaccaacagatgataaccaaggccgaaataaaggcgaccacagaggcaaacagagagcggtacattgaagaatggagaaacgaaataaataactccaagaaactcaccaatgtgtaccaatccctacaaagggactacaccatggccacctacctggagagaatacgccaccccaagcacagacagaccctgagccgatacagactgagcgcccacaacctagagatagagacggggcgatacaggcagacgtacaagccacgggagaagagactgtgccagcactgtgaccagggggccctagaagaccagacccacttcctgctacactgcaccaaatactcagctgtgagggccggctactaccaaagactctctgcccacatcccagactgggagaagaggaaactctacatcctactgggagaagaagaggccactgtggagatcgctgcccaatacgtgtccagctgtcaccaaacaagaggaagatgagactccacggactgttatatttatcccaatacacccaccccgccccacccccacctccccatatagcagtcaccaactaagaggaagatgagactccatggactgttatatttatcccaatacccccgccccacccacccccacctccccatatagcagccaccaacgaagaggaagatgagactccacggactgttataccccattacTGTCCCACTTAATCATCCCCCACCCTACGTAtacaccacccccaccactctcattgctttagcaatgccaaatatctatttggacgtgcaaATAAAGCTTTTTgttatttgatttgattatatacacacacaaacacatatatatatatagagagagacacgTATACGGTATCTATatgacacacacacatgtatatagagCCACAGTGAGGCCGCTGCTGCTGCGGGTAATGTCGCCATCTGCTGGGGAGAAGTAAATATCCCACATCTATCGCTCTCCTATAACCAGCAGATTGTCTTATGTACAGAGGCCGaggaggagaagagcaggggTCAGATGGGCGGGACCAGACtcctagtatagtgtatataatatatagcatgtAATATACAGGGAGCAGCTTCATCATTTATCTGATACATTTTATATTACAGCATAAAAGGAAAACGCAACGACACCGTAACGAACCTGAACTCTCAAAGTGACCTCACCGATGTATCAGGTGAGCCCGCCCCCAACCCCTTATACATACTGCAACTAGAAGTAAGacgttgtcacagccccgcccccaatccagctgtatatatcatgtctgagaggtagtcacagccccgccccctgttactgacaaccagctgtatatatcatgtctgagaggtagtcacagccccgccccctgttactgacaaccagcctgtatatatcatgtctgagaggtagtcacagccccgccccctgttactgacaaccagcctgtatatatcatgtctgagaggtagtcacagccccgccccctgttactgacaaccagctgtatatatcatgtctgagaggtagtcacagccccgccccctgttactgacacccagcctgtatataccatgtctgagaggtagtcacagccccgccccctgttactgacacccagcctgtatatatcatgtctgagaggtagtcacagccccgccccctgttactgacaaccagcctgtatataccatgtctgagaggtagtcacagccccgccccctgttactgacaaccagctgtatatatcatgtctgagaggtagtcacagccccgccccctgttactgacaaccagcctgtatatatcatgtctgagaggtagtcacagccccgccccctgttactgacaaccagctgtatatatcatgtctgagaggtagtcacagccccgccccctgttactgacaaccagcctgtatatatcatgtctgagaggtagtcacagccccgccccctgttactgacaaccagctgtatatatcatgtctgagaggtagtcacagccccgccccctgttactgacacccagcctgtatataccatgtctgagaggtagtcacagccccgccccctgttactgacacccagcctgtatatatcatgtctgagaggtagtcacagccccgccccctgttactgacaaccagcctgtatatatcatgtctgagaggtagtcacagccccgccccctgttactgacaaccagcctgtatataccatgtctgagaggtagtcacagccccgccccctgttactgacaaccagcctgtatatatcatgtctgagaggtagtcacagccccgcccccttttactgacaaccagctgtatatatcatgtctgagaggtagtcacagccccgccccctgttactgacaaccagctgtatatatcatgtctgagaggtagtcacagccccgccccctgttactgacaaccagcctgtatatataatgtctgagaggtagtcacagccccgccccctgttactgacaaccagcctgtatatatcatgtctgagaggtagtcacagccccgccccctgttactgacagcctgtatatatcatgtctgagaggtagtcacagctccgccccctgttactgacaaccagcctgtatataccatgtctgagaggtagtcacagccccgccccctgttactgacaaccagcctgtatatatcatgtctgagaggtagtcacagccccgccccctgttactgacaaccagcctgtatataccatgtctgagaggtagtcacagccccgccccctgttactgacaaccagcctgtatataccatgtctgagaggtagtcacagccccgccccctgttactgacaaccagcctgtatatatcatgtctgagaggtagtcacagccccgccccctgttactgacaaccagcctgtatataccatgtctgagaggtagtcacagccccgccccctgttactgacaaccagcctgtatatatcatgtctgagaagtTGTCGGAGGGGGTCGCTCTCCTTCACCTCAGTCTTTTTGGTATCTCCTTAGGTCCGGCCGGGCGTTGCACACATGACGGATTTGGCGCGATGACGTTGGATGATAAGGGGGTCATGCATTTCTTCAGGGGTAAGTTTCTCTTCTCATTGTCGTACGATCTGATCATCCACAAAATATCCAACATGGCCGACATGAGCGCCTGTGTATCTGGCCTGCGGTAGATCCCCCCTCCTGCCGGGCCCAGGTTCTCTCCCTGTACACACAGGATCTCCTTCACAAGCAGTCATAGTGGTTGTCGCAGTTGTCAGGGAGGGGCTGACCATGAAATATTTTGTTTTCAGGAGACTTTGTGTGGGTGGGACCTCAGGGCCCGGCCCGACATATCAACGAGTCCTGGCCTGGTCTGAGCGGACCCATCGATGCGGCATTCAGGAACCACGACACGAGGAAGCCGCTGGAGCACGAGAGGACCTTCCTGTTCAAGGTGAGGAGATGACCACGACACGTGACAGGAGTGACCGCCGCTCAATACGTGCTcaggggtcagtcctgtgtgtgtgtatataatatatatacacagtacagtcagtgctcggggtcagtcctgtgtgtgtgtatataatatatatacacagtacagtcagtgctcggggtcagtcctatgtgtgtgtatataatatatatacacagtacagtcagtgctcggggtcagtcctatgtgtgtgtatataata is a genomic window of Leptodactylus fuscus isolate aLepFus1 unplaced genomic scaffold, aLepFus1.hap2 HAP2_SCAFFOLD_572, whole genome shotgun sequence containing:
- the LOC142188608 gene encoding hemopexin-like, with amino-acid sequence MRVIVSALLCLLPQVLSYPFIKGKRNDTVTNLNSQSDLTDVSGPAGRCTHDGFGAMTLDDKGVMHFFRGDFVWVGPQGPARHINESWPGLSGPIDAAFRNHDTRKPLEHERTFLFK